The Cellulomonas wangleii genome includes a region encoding these proteins:
- a CDS encoding LiaF transmembrane domain-containing protein produces the protein MDGRRSLGQVLLGVLVVLAGVVLLLERTGVVEIDLGMVASTLWPLLVVLAGLTSLLLVPRAWFGPVVITAAGVVLLLDRLDVLDVDVWDYLWPIAVILVGLGITFGAASREQQDDRITALAFWWGTERRSRSPHFRSASLTAIMGGVELDLREADIQGTARIDVFTFWGGVEIKVPRTWEVRTSGLPLLGGWENKTQPPVGGGPVLDVRIVAIMAGAEVRHGKKQAEPVVTDAPVV, from the coding sequence GTGGACGGTCGTCGCTCGCTCGGTCAGGTGCTTCTCGGTGTGCTCGTCGTGCTCGCCGGGGTGGTGCTCCTGCTCGAGCGCACCGGCGTGGTCGAGATCGACCTCGGCATGGTCGCCTCGACCCTGTGGCCGCTGCTGGTGGTGCTGGCCGGGCTGACCTCGCTGCTGCTGGTGCCGCGCGCGTGGTTCGGTCCCGTCGTCATCACGGCGGCCGGCGTGGTGCTGCTGCTGGACCGGCTGGACGTGCTCGACGTCGACGTGTGGGACTACCTGTGGCCGATCGCGGTGATCCTCGTCGGCCTGGGCATCACGTTCGGCGCCGCGTCGCGGGAGCAGCAGGACGACCGCATCACGGCTCTCGCCTTCTGGTGGGGCACGGAGCGGCGCAGCCGGTCCCCGCACTTCCGGTCCGCGAGCCTGACGGCGATCATGGGCGGCGTCGAGCTGGACCTGCGCGAGGCCGACATCCAGGGCACCGCGCGCATCGACGTGTTCACGTTCTGGGGCGGTGTGGAGATCAAGGTGCCCCGCACCTGGGAGGTCCGCACGTCGGGGCTGCCGCTGCTCGGCGGCTGGGAGAACAAGACGCAGCCACCCGTCGGCGGCGGGCCCGTGCTGGACGTGCGCATCGTGGCGATCATGGCCGGCGCCGAGGTGCGGCACGGCAAGAAGCAGGCCGAGCCGGTCGTCACCGACGCACCCGTCGTCTGA
- a CDS encoding MmcQ/YjbR family DNA-binding protein has protein sequence MADRDTPAHAAAEERLHRVAQELADLPGVVLPADGRRHFGTATLRVHGRIAAFTPEDRLVVKLPADRVAALVTSGEGLPFPTGRPPMREWVAVTSDDPAVWRALLAESVTYVGA, from the coding sequence GTGGCCGACCGTGACACGCCCGCCCACGCCGCGGCGGAGGAACGCCTGCACCGGGTCGCGCAGGAGCTCGCCGACCTGCCGGGCGTGGTGCTGCCCGCGGACGGCCGCCGCCACTTCGGCACCGCGACGCTGCGCGTCCACGGCCGCATCGCCGCCTTCACACCCGAGGACCGGCTCGTGGTCAAGCTCCCCGCCGACCGGGTGGCCGCGCTGGTCACGTCGGGCGAGGGCCTGCCCTTCCCGACGGGACGGCCCCCGATGCGCGAGTGGGTCGCGGTCACGTCGGACGACCCCGCCGTCTGGCGCGCGCTGCTCGCGGAGTCCGTGACGTACGTCGGCGCCTGA